A stretch of Plodia interpunctella isolate USDA-ARS_2022_Savannah chromosome 15, ilPloInte3.2, whole genome shotgun sequence DNA encodes these proteins:
- the LOC128675756 gene encoding uncharacterized protein LOC128675756, producing the protein MDDLLQSQIKESCKLALPNGLKELMSDISREVLRAQPPHLYEFIEKYLAALLVTRENLSVASRLCQEVCDHTCHPELEDELKNIFLVDEDAAKAKKLIQDYFETGRVEESNLMGRLLRKFSIPQDHLELVQEVVRKAFLYRHIKRTNDTWQKMQPEDDEITNAAVHTMQLYAATGPADVDYDQKAKRIQAAYRAYGVRRLCHSKPMFEKKVRHHIRFSTETLEMDASQTSEADVPKTTPAEGCSSVSIHKTESQMVLSEAELSHERIARHERMLSEISYDFKYPERVQSFIDYEDENEKRVMSITDEAITKDDENDSERKMSNVSEVHFREPLICEKLYEEAIQDQDPDYDEFSSIDEQTVFYEAHDEQTVVDDQALDADIESDNSIQEDIKENLIEEFAIVNVNNYDNDVQ; encoded by the exons ATGGATGATCTATTGCAATCTCAAATTAAGGAGAGCTGCAAGCTCGCTCTACCTAATGGTCTGAAAGAGCTAATGTCTGATATATCTAGAgaa GTTCTTCGAGCGCAACCGCCACATTTATACGAGTTTATCGAAAAATACCTGGCTGCCTTGTTGGTAACACGAGAGAATTTGTCTGTGGCTAGTCGACTTTGCCAAGAAGTGTGTGACCACACATGCCATCCAGAACTGGAGGACGAGTTGAAGAACATTTTTCTTGTTGACGAAGATGCAGCTAAGGCTAAGAAGCTCATTCAAGATTACTTTGAAACTGGAAGAG tgGAAGAAAGTAACCTTATGGGGAGACTGCTGAGGAAGTTCAGCATCCCACAGGATCACTTGGAGCTGGTGCAAGAGGTGGTGCGGAAAGCTTTCCTTTACCGTCACATCAAAAGAACTAATGATACCTGGCagaag ATGCAACCAGAGGATGATGAAATTACAAACGCCGCCGTTCACACAATGCAGCTGTATGCAGCGACTGGACCTGCTGACGTGGACTACGATCAAAAGGCCAAGAGGATACAG GCAGCATATCGCGCCTATGGTGTGCGTCGTCTGTGTCATTCGAAGCCTATGTTTGAGAAGAAAGTACGACACCATATTCGTTTCTCTACCGAG ACATTGGAAATGGACGCTTCGCAAACATCAGAAGCAG ATGTTCCAAAAACAACTCCAGCCGAAGGATGCTCATCAGTGAGTATTCACAAGACTGAAAGCCAAATGGTTCTTAGTGAAGCTGAACTCTCTCACGAAAGAATCGCCCGTCATGAACGAATGCTATCAGAAATTAGTTACGACTTTAAATATCCTGAAAGAGTACAATCATTCATCGACTACGAAGATGAAAATGAGAAACGGGTGATGTCTATCACTGACGAAGCTATCACAAAGGATGACGAAAATGATAGCGAACGAAAAATGTCAAATGTGTCCGAAGTACATTTTCGTGAACCATTGATATGtgagaaattgtatgaagaaGCGATTCAAGATCAAGATCCTGATTATGATGAATTTAGCTCAATTGATGAACAAACTGTGTTTTATGAAGCACACGATGAGCAAACTGTTGTTGACGACCAAGCGTTGGATGCTGACATCGAGTCTGATAATTCCATACAAGaagatataaaagaaaatcttattgAAGAATTTGCAATCGTCAATGTCAATAATTATGACAATGATGTACAGTGA
- the LOC128675755 gene encoding uncharacterized protein LOC128675755, translating to MNDLLQKHGCSVVFSVPDGLKELMADITREVLRDQPEKIYDYITNYLSVLILTREHGLLAVKLLDDLCDCRPTVSEHLLQLGMERDVASALSQVIKEEIEVFEPVDGKEKVKEMLIMKKILARVNLDEDMAERVCQVSRNAYRDYWYRKKLMEQALKSQPEEPWQIAAERTLEIYKKTKPSYTELNRATQKIQAAYRGYYVRKNLLRHLKLKPKKTGPKVDLPGPPLDVAGSRTMELGPVIVLNVKEDDVTGIYEKHASKKLGLQYDPMKTLTHVEVIPDGSKTPSARPSELMARRVSVVVAKDSVADSIKSSGLKPRASIIAPTMKSRPSIISSTAKSRPSIIAPTMKSRPSMVSGGLATTTPIPSGHRISFAPASIPFHFDVDADDDTDDDDIPEEIVPPLIEIAPEVPDEAPDSRSEGDGRSTPSSAPPSSTHSPAPASTPHTDVTDEE from the exons ATGAACGATTTACTGCAAAAACATGGGTGTTCTGTGGTATTCAGCGTCCCTGACGGACTCAAGGAACTCATGGCGGATATTACACGGgag GTTCTCCGCGATCAACCTGAGAAGATATATGACTACATAACCAACTACCTCTCAGTTTTGATTCTGACACGCGAGCACGGTCTTTTAGCGGTCAAGCTGCTAGATGATCTGTGTGATTGTCGACCAACTGTCTCCGAGCATCTGCTGCAGCTCGGCATGGAGCGAGATGTGGCTTCGGCCCTCTCTCAGGTTATCAAGGAGGAGATTGAGGTCTTTGAACCTGTTGACGGGAAAG AAAAGGTAAAAGAGATGCTAATCATGAAGAAGATCCTGGCGCGGGTTAACCTAGACGAGGACATGGCGGAGAGGGTTTGCCAGGTCAGCAGGAACGCCTACCGTGACTACTGGTACCGGAAGAAGCTCATGGAACAG GCTCTGAAATCTCAACCAGAGGAGCCTTGGCAGATTGCGGCTGAAAGAACTTTGGAGATTTACAAGAAAACGAAGCCTTCATATACTGAACTCAACAGAGCTACTCAGAAGATACAG GCAGCTTACCGAGGCTACTATGTCCGCAAGAACCTTCTACGCCACCTGAAGTTGAAGCCTAAGAAGACTGGACCGAAAGTGGATCTGCCAGGACCACCGTTAGACGTAGCTGGTTCAAGGACCATGGAACTTGGGCCTGTtata gttttaaatgttaaagaGGACGACGTCACGGGAATATACGAAAAGCACGCCAGTAAGAAATTAGGACTACAATATGACCCAATGAAGACATTAACTCACGTGGAAGTGATCCCGGATGGGTCGAAGACGCCTTCAGCAAGACCCAGCGAACTTATGGCCAGGAGGGTTTCTGTAGTAGTGGCGAAAGATTCTGTCGCTGACT CAATCAAATCGAGTGGGTTGAAGCCCAGAGCCAGTATAATAGCTCCGACAATGAAATCTAGACCAAGTATTATATCTTCGACCGCGAAGTCAAGACCAAGTATAATCGCTCCAACGATGAAATCCAGACCAAGTATGGTATCTGGTGGGCTCGCAACGACTACGCCAATTCCTTCTGGGCACAGAATTTCTTTCGCCCCAGCAAGC ATACCATTTCACTTTGATGTTGATGCTGATGATGATACTGATGACGATGACATACCTGAAGAGATTGTTCCTCCATTGATTGAAATAGCGCCAGAGGTTCCAGATGAAGCTCCAG ATTCGAGGAGCGAAGGTGATGGGAGAAGCACGCCATCATCAGCACCGCCATCCTCCACACACTCGCCTGCACCGGCTTCTACGCCTCACACAGACGTCACAGACGAAGAATGA
- the Zip88E gene encoding zinc transporter ZIP3, producing the protein MESSTAKAIAMLTLGLGSFITGMLPACFSESARQRHPLFISSLLCFGAGVLLSTSLTHMLPEAREKLPDYSELMLCVGFFIVYLVDEIVHFFYQPSSLHQERRSYGSSEETGLLSSQRDSRDGELRERCCGDADNPRMCHVSHTEPCNKSSSGVIGLLCALFVHSFLEGLAIGLQENASQVLILLGAVCSHKFVVGFCLGAELMASAPGRLCPHIVSVALFSGGSVAGIGAGAGLESVSALKDSVAVSIMQALAAGTLLYVTVSEVLPRERARWHERRRSAGVAQFSSVCLGFGVMYLLTMYLDHDA; encoded by the exons ATGGAGTCCTCCACAGCAAAGGCAATCGCGATGTTGACATTAGGGTTGGGTAGTTTTATAACGGGTATGCTTCCCGCCTGTTTCTCTGAGAGTGCCAGACAGAGACACCCTCTATTCATATCTAGTCTTCTCTGTTTTGGGGCTGGGGTCCTTCTGTCTACATCTTTAACTCATATGCTGCCAGAAGCGAGAGAGAAGCTTCCAGATTATTCAGAATTGATGCTCTGTGTTGGATTCTTTATAGTCTATTTAGTGGATGAGATTGTCCATTTCTTTTATCAACCAAGTTCTTTACATCAAGAAAGAAGGTCCTACGGTAGCAGTGAAGAAACTGGGCTTTTAAGTTCTCAAAGGGATTCGAGAGATGGAGAATTGAGAGAGAGATGTTGTGGTGATGCAGATAACCCAAGGATGTGTCATGTCAGTCACACTGAGCCTTGTAATAAAAGTTCGTCGGGTGTGATCGGGCTGTTGTGTGCACTTTTCGTGCACAGTTTTCTGGAGGGACTGGCAATTGGTCTTCAGGAAAACGCTTctcag GTGCTCATCCTCCTCGGTGCAGTATGCTCTCACAAGTTCGTGGTGGGCTTCTGCCTGGGCGCGGAGCTGATGGCGAGCGCGCCAGGGCGGCTGTGCCCGCACATTGTCAGCGTGGCGTTGTTCAGTGGGGGCTCTGTGGCGGGCATCGGCGCCGGCGCAGGTCTAGAGTCTGTCAGCGCGCTGAAGGATTCTGTTGCTGTCTCAATCATGCAG gCCCTGGCAGCAGGCACCCTGCTGTACGTGACTGTGAGTGAGGTGTTGCCCCGCGAGAGGGCGCGCTGGCACGAGCGCAGGCGCAGCGCGGGCGTCGCTCAGTTCTCCTCCGTCTGTCTCGGGTTCGGGGTCATGTATCTGCTTACGATGTACCTCG aTCACGATGCCTAA
- the LOC128675832 gene encoding uncharacterized protein LOC128675832 isoform X2 — translation MRMASALPTLLAVLCGAVAGAGELMSNTSRVRRSPQPHHSHRIQTDEDLDATVAWRRSHWREMNSILRREKEVVECCPSVLEMVAKKGGRTYSGLYVELYEAGENKQRLYELSCAPEVVDRPCRFVDPRVYNQSRCVQKYSYSYALVRYTTATEMPHPRTEGHFAVPGSGDWSMDYVKVRAGCECQITPKRKQAHKKKERHRQRRKNKKLEENDET, via the exons GTGCTGTGTGGTGCAGTGGCGGGCGCGGGCGAGCTGATGAGCAACACGAGCCGCGTACGGCGCTCTCCACAACCACACCACTCTCACCGCATACA GACCGATGAGGACCTAGACGCGACAGTGGCGTGGCGGCGCTCCCACTGGCGCGAGATGAACTCCATCCTACGGCGCGAGAAGGAGGTGGTCGAGTGCTGCCCCTCCGTCCTCGAGATGGTCGCCAAAAAGGGAGGCAGGACTTACAGCGGCCTCTACGTCGAGCTGTACGAAGCCGGCGAGAACAAACAACGACTTTACGAACTTTCATGCGCCCCAGAAGTCGTCGACAGACCCTGTAGATTCGTTGACCCTCGTGTGTATAACCAATCTCGATGTGTGCAAAAATACTCTTACTCTTACGCGCTAGTGCGGTATACCACAGCTACAGAAATGCCCCATCCCAGAACAGAAGGACATTTTGCTGTTCCAGGCTCGGGGGACTGGTCCATGGACTATGTTAAAGTGAGGGCCGGTTGCGAATGCCAAATCACGCCGAAAAGGAAACAAGCCCACAAGAAGAAAGAACGACATCGGCAGAGgaggaaaaacaaaaaacttgaGGAGAACGACGAAACCTGA
- the LOC128675832 gene encoding uncharacterized protein LOC128675832 isoform X1, translating to MIYSSPWINLILLTAINMVLCGAVAGAGELMSNTSRVRRSPQPHHSHRIQTDEDLDATVAWRRSHWREMNSILRREKEVVECCPSVLEMVAKKGGRTYSGLYVELYEAGENKQRLYELSCAPEVVDRPCRFVDPRVYNQSRCVQKYSYSYALVRYTTATEMPHPRTEGHFAVPGSGDWSMDYVKVRAGCECQITPKRKQAHKKKERHRQRRKNKKLEENDET from the exons GTGCTGTGTGGTGCAGTGGCGGGCGCGGGCGAGCTGATGAGCAACACGAGCCGCGTACGGCGCTCTCCACAACCACACCACTCTCACCGCATACA GACCGATGAGGACCTAGACGCGACAGTGGCGTGGCGGCGCTCCCACTGGCGCGAGATGAACTCCATCCTACGGCGCGAGAAGGAGGTGGTCGAGTGCTGCCCCTCCGTCCTCGAGATGGTCGCCAAAAAGGGAGGCAGGACTTACAGCGGCCTCTACGTCGAGCTGTACGAAGCCGGCGAGAACAAACAACGACTTTACGAACTTTCATGCGCCCCAGAAGTCGTCGACAGACCCTGTAGATTCGTTGACCCTCGTGTGTATAACCAATCTCGATGTGTGCAAAAATACTCTTACTCTTACGCGCTAGTGCGGTATACCACAGCTACAGAAATGCCCCATCCCAGAACAGAAGGACATTTTGCTGTTCCAGGCTCGGGGGACTGGTCCATGGACTATGTTAAAGTGAGGGCCGGTTGCGAATGCCAAATCACGCCGAAAAGGAAACAAGCCCACAAGAAGAAAGAACGACATCGGCAGAGgaggaaaaacaaaaaacttgaGGAGAACGACGAAACCTGA